A segment of the Luteolibacter sp. Y139 genome:
ATTCCGGCCGTGGAAACATCGACGCTTCGGACTTTCACCTTTTCTACGGCGGCGACCTGAATTGCCCCACCGCCGACAAGGCCTCGTGGTTCCTTTCCGGAATGCGCGGCGCAGGCCTGCTGCCGGAAACCACGGCCGCACCGCTCACCCGGCTTTACCGTCAGGACCTCTACCGCGCGTCGGAGAAGATCCTGCTGCCCGCGTAAAAGGCGAATCACAGCGCCCGACCCCTCCTTCGCTCTCGCCTCTCGCGAGAGCCATCTCTCTTCACACACTTTGATTGATGAGGGGAGAAGGATCATTGGGGATTTCCCCGACACGATCATGCTCCCCATTCATGGAAGCCATGATCTCCCGATGAATCACTCCCATGATTTTTCCCGCTGCTGGCCCGGCCGGTGCTTTTTCAAGCACACGAACCGATGAAACTCAGCGACCTCAAGTCATCCGGCCACTGGCCGACCTTGCTCACGGCATTCCTCTACTTCGACTTCTCCTTCATGGTCTGGACGCTCCTCGGCGCGCTCGGGCCGCAGATCGCGGAAAGTCTTCATCTGACCGCCGGTCAAAAGGGCCTGATGGTCGCCATTCCCATCCTCGGAGGTGCGATCCTGCGACTCGTCATGGGACTGCTGGTCGATCGCATTGGCGGAAAGACCACTGGCATCATCGCCCAGCTGTTGGTGATGGCGTCGCTGGCTTGCGGATGGATCTTCGGCCTGCAGAACTTCGAAGCAACCTTGGTCTTCGGCTTCACCCTCGGCATCGCCGGTGCCTCCTTCGCCGTCGCCCTTCCCCAGGCCGGCCGCTGGTATCCGCCGAATATGCAGGGCGTGGTGCTCGGCCTCGCCGGTGCCGGCAATATCGGCGTGGTTCTCGATAGCCTGATCGCCCCGCGCCTCGCCGCGGTTTATGGATGGCAGGCAGTGTTCGGTTTCGCACTCATTCCCGCGGTGCTCACCTTCGCCGTTTACGCGATCTTCTCGAAGGACGCTCCGGTCGAGGTGGTGAAGAAAAAGCTCTCCGACTACGCACGCCTGCTGAAGGAGAAGGACGCTCACTGGTTCTGCTTCTACTATACCGTGTCGTTCGGCGGCTTCGTCGGTCTCGCCAGCTACTACAATCTCTACTTCCGCTCCGAGTTCGGCTTGTCCCCAGTGCAAGCAGGTGACTTCGCCGCAGCCTGCACCGCAGTGGGTGCCTTCGCCCGCCCGATCGGCGGCGCGATTTCCGACCGTATCGGTGGCATCCGCTCGATGCTCGTCCTCTACTCCGTCGCCGGAGCCCTGCTGACGATTGCCGCGGGCATCCACTCGTTCTGGCCGAATGTCGTCCTCTTCATTCTGGTGAGCGCCGCGCTCGGCATGTGCAATGGCTCCATCTTCCAACTTCTGCCGCAGCGCTTCGGCAAGGACATGGGAGTCATGACCGGCCTCGTCGGTTGTGGCGGCGGTGTCGGCGGCTTCTACCTCGCGAGTTCGCTTGGCTTGGCCAAGCAGACCTTCGGCTCCTGCGCACTGGGTTTCATCGCCTTCTCCGCGCTGTGCTTCGTGGCGGTCACCGGTCTGGCACTGGTGAAAACCCGCTGGCGCACCACGTGGGGCGCGATGGCGAATGCCCGGATCTAAACGAGCGATCCTTGTCCATGGTTCGAGATTGGTGAAAAAAGAGCCGGGAGCGAGTCTCCCGGCTCGCTTCGTTTCTCCCGCATGAAGATCCGCTCTTCGTTTCACGCCCTGCCCCGCGATGATGAACGTCCCTCCTCGGACGCCGTCTCGCTGACGTCGTGGAACAGCAGCTTTCTCGCAGCGCTCGCCGATGGCGCAGGCACCGCTCCCGCAGCGCGCGAGGCAGCCGAGCACGCCGTCTCGCTGGTGGCCACCCATTTCCGCAGCCACCCGCTGAGCTGGACTCCGGGCAAGGCACTCCGTGAAACCGTCCGCCTGATCAACCGTACCCTCTGGAACGAATCGAACGCGCGCTTCGGCCGTCCGGAAATGGTCTGCACCTTGGCCATCGCGCTATACGATGAGGGTTTCCTCACCCATCTCGGCATCGGCGACTCCCGCGTCTATCTATTGCGCGGTGGCGAACTCACCCAGCTCACCAAGGACGACATCGATCCGGAGAATCCCCTCTGCCTGACCCGCGCCATCGGTGCTGAGGAGGAACTCAATCCCACCACTTACAAGCTATCGCTGGAGCCCGGCGACATCCTCTTCCTTTGCTCGGACGGCATCCATCACCACCTCTCCGATGACGAGCTGAAGCAAAGCCTGCTCGCCGAAACCTCTGCCCGGCACATCGCAAAGCAGGCCCGCGACGCATCGTCCGATGAAACGCGCGACGACTGCGCCGCCATCCGGATCGAAATCGAGTCCCTCGGCTGGTCCGAGCGCCGCGAGGATCACCAGCTCCCCATCCCCGAAAAACTCGCCTCCGGTCAAAAGCACGATGGCTGGACGCTCCTGCGATCCTTCGGTGCCAATGACCGCTGCTGGCTCGCCGAGCGCGAAGGCTGCCGGCAGGTGATGAAGTTCGCGCCCCTCGAAGCTGTCGATCAGCCGCCCATCACCCACGCCTTCCTCAAGGAAACGTGGAATGCCGTGCGCTTCTCGTCCGACCCGCCTTTCGTGAAGGCGTGGGAAAACCCGGTCCGCACCTCGCTCTATTATATCATGGAGTTCGTCGATGCCCCCGGCCTCGCGAATCTTCTCAAACAACGCCGCCTCCAGGTGGACGAGGCCGTGCAGCTCGGTGGCTTCCTCGTCGATGCATGCATCCGCCTGCTCCGCCACGATCTCGTCCATGGCGACATCAAGCCGGAGAACATCCTCATCGGCTCCGCCTACGACTCGGTGTTTTTCAAGCTCATCGACCTCGGCTCCTGTTGCGAGGTCTTCTCCCACCACTCCCGGGCCGGCACGGCCAGCTACCTCGCGCCCGAGCGTTTCAAGAATGCACCGATCAATGAGTGCACCGAGATCTTCTCCATCGGCGTCACGCTGTACGAGTCGCTGACCGGCCAGCTGCCCTTCGGAGAAATCGAGCGATTCCAGACACCCGTCTTCCGCGACCCGAAACCGCCAAGCTCCCACAACGCCCTCATCCCCCCGTGGCTCGATGCGGTTATCCTACGCGCCTGCTCGATCCTGCCGGAAAATCGCTACTCGCACTTCAGCGAGCTCCTGTTCGATCTCTCGAATCCGCAGAAGGTCCGCCCTTGGCACCGCGACAGCGCGCCGCTCATCGAGCGGAACCCGGTGCTCTTCTGGAAATGCGCCGCCATCTTCTTCGCGATCGTGGCCGCGGCGCTGGCCGTCCAATTGGCCACGCATCAATGAAACTTGTGGGTCGCGCTCATCCCGATGAGCAGCACGCACCATCATGCGTCACTCGCATGATCCACCATGACAGCGATGAATCCCGCCGATTTGAACACCTCGAATATGAGGCACCTTGAGCCAGCGCATGAGATTTCACCTCATGCATCTCATTGCGGCGATGGCACGATGGCCTGAAGAAAGCTTTTCCGAGGGTGAATCACATCCTCGCCATGAACCAAAAAAGCCAGCCTCTCTCTCGCCGCGACTTCCTCGGTCGCTCTACTAAAGCCACCGCCCTCGGCCTGCTCGCCACCGGCCTGCCCATGGGATGGGTCGGAGCTCAAACCGCCTCCGATGCCCCCGAAACCGCGAACGTCAACTTCGGCATCATCGCCCTGACCGACTGCTCGCCGATCGTGATCGCCCACGAAAAGGGTCTATTCAAGAAGTACGGCATCAACTCCACCGTCACCAAGGGCGCAAGCTGGGCCGCCATCCGCGACTCGCTGGCCAATGGCGACATCCAGGCGACCCACATGCTGCTCGGCATGCCCATCGCCTCGACCATGGGTCTCGGTGGCGCTCCGAAGGTGCCAATGGTCGTGCCGTGGATCCTCAACCGCAACGGCCAGTCGATCAGCCTCTCCAACTCGCTCAAAGGAAAAGTCGGCGCCGACCCGAAAGCGCTCAAGCCACTTGTCGATGCCGCGAAAGCCGCCGGCTCGCCGATGACCTTCGCGATGACCTTCCCACCGGGCACCCACGCGATGTGGCTGCGCTACTGGCTCGCCGCCGGCGGCATCAATCCCGGCGACGCGGCTGGTGCCGGTGCTGACATTTCCCTCATCACCATCCCGCCGCCGCAGATGGTGGCAAACATGCAGGTCGGCAAGATGGACGGCTTCTGCGTCGGCGAACCTTGGAACGGCAAGACCGTCGCCGACGGCATCGGCTTCACCGGCATCAATACCCAGGCGATCTGGAAGGATCACCCCGAAAAGGTCTGCGCCTTCACCGAGGAGTTCGCCAACAAGAACCCGAAGACCGTGAAGGCCATCCTCAAGGCACTCCACGAAGCCAGCGTCTGGCTCGACGTCATGGAGAACCGCCCCGAACAAGCGAAGATCGTCAGCGCTCCGACCTACATCAACTGCCCGCCGGAAGCCATCCTGCCACGCCTGCAGGGCAAGTACGACATGGGCGACGGCCGCAAGTTCCGCGACCCGGACTACATGATCTTCAGCAGCCGCAACTGCAACTACCCGCAGCCGAAGTACTGCAAGTGGTGGCTCACACAACTCCGCCGCTGGGGCTTCACCCAGGGTGCTCCGGACTACGACGGCGTCGCCAAGCAGGTGATGCGCACCGATCTCTACGAATCCGCGATGAAGGAGATCGGCTACACCCACGACGGCATGAGCAATGCTCCCGAGTCGTTCTTCGATGGCACTAAATTCGATCCGAAAGGTGATCTCGAAGCCTTCGCCGCCTCCTTCTCCGTCAAGACTCTCAAGGGCTGAACCTCTTCCTGGTTGCACATCGGTTCCCCGCGGGCGGCCGGCGCCCGGACGCCCGCGGGCTTTCTTCCTCACTCGTTCGTTGCCATGAAATTTCTCCAATCTCTCAAGCTCGACTTCGTCCTTCTCCCGCTCGTCGGGATTCTCCTTTGCGTCGGTGGCTGGGCCATCATCTCCGGCAAATCCACCACCACCACCTCG
Coding sequences within it:
- a CDS encoding MFS transporter — translated: MKLSDLKSSGHWPTLLTAFLYFDFSFMVWTLLGALGPQIAESLHLTAGQKGLMVAIPILGGAILRLVMGLLVDRIGGKTTGIIAQLLVMASLACGWIFGLQNFEATLVFGFTLGIAGASFAVALPQAGRWYPPNMQGVVLGLAGAGNIGVVLDSLIAPRLAAVYGWQAVFGFALIPAVLTFAVYAIFSKDAPVEVVKKKLSDYARLLKEKDAHWFCFYYTVSFGGFVGLASYYNLYFRSEFGLSPVQAGDFAAACTAVGAFARPIGGAISDRIGGIRSMLVLYSVAGALLTIAAGIHSFWPNVVLFILVSAALGMCNGSIFQLLPQRFGKDMGVMTGLVGCGGGVGGFYLASSLGLAKQTFGSCALGFIAFSALCFVAVTGLALVKTRWRTTWGAMANARI
- a CDS encoding bifunctional protein-serine/threonine kinase/phosphatase; this translates as MKIRSSFHALPRDDERPSSDAVSLTSWNSSFLAALADGAGTAPAAREAAEHAVSLVATHFRSHPLSWTPGKALRETVRLINRTLWNESNARFGRPEMVCTLAIALYDEGFLTHLGIGDSRVYLLRGGELTQLTKDDIDPENPLCLTRAIGAEEELNPTTYKLSLEPGDILFLCSDGIHHHLSDDELKQSLLAETSARHIAKQARDASSDETRDDCAAIRIEIESLGWSERREDHQLPIPEKLASGQKHDGWTLLRSFGANDRCWLAEREGCRQVMKFAPLEAVDQPPITHAFLKETWNAVRFSSDPPFVKAWENPVRTSLYYIMEFVDAPGLANLLKQRRLQVDEAVQLGGFLVDACIRLLRHDLVHGDIKPENILIGSAYDSVFFKLIDLGSCCEVFSHHSRAGTASYLAPERFKNAPINECTEIFSIGVTLYESLTGQLPFGEIERFQTPVFRDPKPPSSHNALIPPWLDAVILRACSILPENRYSHFSELLFDLSNPQKVRPWHRDSAPLIERNPVLFWKCAAIFFAIVAAALAVQLATHQ
- a CDS encoding CmpA/NrtA family ABC transporter substrate-binding protein: MNQKSQPLSRRDFLGRSTKATALGLLATGLPMGWVGAQTASDAPETANVNFGIIALTDCSPIVIAHEKGLFKKYGINSTVTKGASWAAIRDSLANGDIQATHMLLGMPIASTMGLGGAPKVPMVVPWILNRNGQSISLSNSLKGKVGADPKALKPLVDAAKAAGSPMTFAMTFPPGTHAMWLRYWLAAGGINPGDAAGAGADISLITIPPPQMVANMQVGKMDGFCVGEPWNGKTVADGIGFTGINTQAIWKDHPEKVCAFTEEFANKNPKTVKAILKALHEASVWLDVMENRPEQAKIVSAPTYINCPPEAILPRLQGKYDMGDGRKFRDPDYMIFSSRNCNYPQPKYCKWWLTQLRRWGFTQGAPDYDGVAKQVMRTDLYESAMKEIGYTHDGMSNAPESFFDGTKFDPKGDLEAFAASFSVKTLKG